The Glycine max cultivar Williams 82 chromosome 12, Glycine_max_v4.0, whole genome shotgun sequence genome window below encodes:
- the LOC102668696 gene encoding uncharacterized protein gives MEYKAYWALKFLNFHETASREQRSLQLLELEEMRLIAYESSKLYKERAKKYHDKKLLKKDFHPRQQVLLFNSRLKLFPGKLKSKWSGPFTIKKVRPYGAVELCDPQSKDPDRTWVVNEHG, from the coding sequence ATGGAATATAAAGCATATTGGGCCTTGAAATTTTTGAACTTTCATGAAACCGCATCCAGAGAACAAAGGAGCCTGCAACTTTTGGAGTTGGAAGAGATGAGATTAATTGCTTATGAATCTTCAAAGCTGTATAAAGAAAGGGCCAAAAAGTATCATGATAAAAAGCTGCTCAAGAAGGACTTTCATCCAAGACAACAGGTGTTGCTTTTCAACTCAAGACTTAAATTGTTTCCTGGAAAGCTTAAATCAAAATGGTCTGGACCATTTACCATCAAGAAAGTACGACCATATGGAGCAGTGGAGCTGTGTGATCCTCAATCTAAAGATCCTGACAGGACATGGGTAGTGAACGAACATGGTTGA